From a region of the Triticum aestivum cultivar Chinese Spring chromosome 7D, IWGSC CS RefSeq v2.1, whole genome shotgun sequence genome:
- the LOC123170314 gene encoding protein-lysine methyltransferase METTL21D yields the protein MDPVEETPEVVMGAYGGPARRVESGASETMLLWGLGQPASHRPNAFARQGLPAFPIDACGRRLTLHQQPSSFRGASGVTGAVVWDSAVVLAKFLEHAADAGLLSVRGARAVDLGAGCGLVSAVAALLGARVVATDLPDRVRLLRKNLEENVPVGGGAGGSARVAELVWGEEYELDPELLLWLDQEAEPPELVLGSDVVYSEEAVGDLLATLCRLAGPRTTVLLAGELRNDVVVECFLEAAMGEFEIGCIEQEQWHPDFRTNRVAIFILIKKKKKKKKKVSSP from the exons ATGGATCCGGTGGAAGAGACGCCGGAGGTGGTGATGGGAGCGTACGGCGGCCCGGCGCGCCGTGTCGAGAGCGGAGCATCAGAGACGATGCTGCTGTGGGGCCTGGGCCAGCCGGCGTCGCACCGCCCCAACGCGTTCGCGCGGCAGGGCTTGCCGGCCTTCCCCATCGACGCGTGCGGCCGCCGCCTGACGCTCCACCAGCAGCCGTCCTCCTTCCGGGGCGCCTCGGGGGTCACGGGCGCCGTCGTCTGGGACAGCGCCGTCGTGCTCGCCAAGTTCCTCGAGCACGCGGCCGACGCAGGGCTGCTCTCCGTACGCGGGGCGCGCGCCGTGGACCTCGGCGCCGGGTGCGGGCTCGTGTCCGCCGTCGCCGCGCTGCTGGGCGCGCGGGTGGTGGCCACAGACCTGCCTGACCGCGTCCGGCTGCTGCGCAAGAACCTCGAGGAGAACGTCCCTGTCGGGGGTGGCGCGGGCGGGTCGGCGAGGGTGGCGGAGCTGGTGTGGGGCGAGGAGTACGAGCTGGACCCGGAGCTGCTGCTCTGGCTGGACCAAGAGGCAGAGCCGCCGGAGCTGGTGCTGGGGTCGGACGTGGTGTACAGCGAGGAGGCCGTGGGCGACCTGCTGGCCACGCTCTGCCGCCTCGCCGGGCCGCGCACCACGGTGCTGCTCGCCGGAGAGCTCCGCAACG ACGTGGTGGTGGAGTGCTTCCTGGAGGCGGCCATGGGGGAGTTCGAGATCGGGTGCATCGAGCAGGAGCAGTGGCACCCCGACTTCCGCACCAACCgcgtcgccatcttcatcctcatcaagaagaagaagaagaagaagaagaaggtctcATCGCCATAG
- the LOC123165221 gene encoding plastocyanin, chloroplastic, protein MAALSSAAVSVPSFAAKAATPMRSSRMVVRASLGKKAASAAVAVAASAMLLGGSAMAQDVLLGANGGVLVFEPNEFSVKSGETITFKNNAGFPHNVVFDEDAVPSGVDVSKISQEEYLNAPGETFSVTLTVPGTYGFYCEPHAGAGMVGKVTVN, encoded by the coding sequence ATGGCCGCCCTCTCCTCTGCAGCGGTGTCCGTCCCTTCCTTCGCCGCCAAGGCTGCCACCCCCATGCGCAGCAGCAGGATGGTGGTGCGCGCCTCCCTGGGCAAGAAGGCGGCGAGCGCCGCGGTCGCCGTGGCGGCCAGCGCGATGCTGCTGGGCGGGTCGGCGATGGCGCAGGACGTGCTCCTGGGCGCCAACGGCGGCGTGCTGGTGTTCGAGCCCAACGAATTCAGCGTCAAGTCCGGCGAGACCATCACCTTCAAGAACAACGCCGGGTTCCCGCACAACGTGGTGTTCGACGAGGACGCCGTGCCGTCCGGCGTGGACGTCTCCAAGATCTCCCAGGAGGAGTACCTCAACGCCCCAGGCGAGACCTTCTCAGTCACGCTCACCGTCCccggcacctacggcttctactgCGAGCCGCACGCCGGGGCCGGCATGGTCGGAAAGGTCACCGTCAACTAA
- the LOC123166622 gene encoding E3 ubiquitin-protein ligase RING1: MSSSQPQQRYYCHQCDRAVAIAAPASRDDEVFCPLCAGGFVEELLDDEDPPHHMPPQSPFFPLASFLDLRNPSDLAGVLGPPSPSAPRAASSAANPNNQFDVTDFLHGHLGGLLSGGATIQIVLEGSSFPAGFASFQGGPVPGGVSLGDYFMGSGLEQLIQQLAENDPSRYGTPPAAKAAVAALPDVAVSADMMAADGGAQCAVCMDDFLLGAAAKQLPCNHVFHKDCILPWLDLHSSCPVCRHELPTDDPDYENHQRQAAAPAAAAAPASPGGGPSPRVMERRFRISLPWPLRAAFGAQQAESSDQDAAGSGDYNNDPNASGRSYDDLD, encoded by the coding sequence atgtcgtcGTCGCAGCCGCAGCAGCGCTACTACTGCCACCAGTGCGAccgcgccgtcgccatcgccgcccccGCCTCCCGCGACGACGAGGTCTTCTGCCCGCTCTGCGCCGGGGGGTTCGTCGAGGAGCTCCTCGACGACGAGGACCCCCCTCACCACATGCCGCCGCAGTCCCCCTTCTTCCCCCTCGCCAGCTTCCTCGACCTCCGCAACCCCAGCGACCTCGCCGGGGTCCTCGGCCCGCCATCCCcctccgcgccccgcgccgcctcctccgccgccaacCCAAACAACCAGTTCGAcgtcaccgacttcctccacggcCACCTCGGCGGCCTCCTCTCGGGCGGCGCCACCATCCAGATCGTCCTCGAGGGCTCCTCCTTCCCCGCCGGCTTCGCCTCCTTCCAAGGGGGCCCCGTCCCCGGCGGGGTCAGCCTCGGCGACTACTTCATGGGATCCGGCCTCGAGCAGCTCATCCAGCAGCTCGCCGAGAACGACCCCAGCCGCTAcggcaccccgcccgccgccaaggccgccgtcgccgccctcccCGACGTCGCCGTCTCTGCCGACATGATGGCCGCCGACGGGGGCGCCCAGTGCGCCGTCTGTATGGACGACTTCCTCCTCGGCGCCGCCGCCAAGCAGCTCCCCTGCAACCACGTCTTCCACAAGGACTGCATCCTGCCGTGGCTCGACCTCCACAGCTCCTGCCCTGTCTGCCGCCACGAGCTGCCCACCGATGACCCTGACTATGAGAACCACCAGCGCCAGGCCGCTGCCCCTGCTGCTGCGGCGGCGCCTGCGTCCCCTGGCGGTGGCCCTTCGCCTAGGGTCATGGAGAGGAGGTTCAGGATCTCCCTGCCGTGGCCTCTCAGGGCTGCTTTTGGCGCGCAGCAGGCAGAGAGCAGTGACCAGGACGCTGCTGGCTCTGGTGACTACAACAACGATCCGAATGCGAGCGGTCGCTCGTATGATGATCTCGACTGA